The window GTGTCATAACATCATAATAATTAACTCTAATCCCTTTGATTATTTGAGGATTAGCTCTTCCTGTTGAAATTTTAGAAAGTTCAAAACGATAATGACTTATAGCTTTTTCTACTTTTTCTTCAAATTCCATTAAGTATAAATCGAATTCCATTATTTTGTGACCTCCGTATGTTTGATTGTACCTTCAAGAGCTTTAATTATTGAATTTTCTTCTAGTAAGTTGAAAACAATTAAATTAATATTATTATCTCTCGCCATACTTGTTGCTGTTAAATCCATAACTTGTAAGCTTCTTTCTAAAATTTCATCATAAGTAATGTGATCAAATCTTTGTGCATTTGGATTTTTCTTTGGATCTGAATCATAAATACCATCAATATTATTTTTACCCATCAAAATAACATCTGCTTGTATTTCAGAAGCATATAAAGTAGCGGCTGTATCTGTTGTGAAATAAGGTCTTCCTGTTCCACCAACGAAAATAACAACTTCTCCTTCTTCAAGGTATTTTGTAGCTTTTTCGTTAATATAATATTCAGCAACTCTTTTATCAATATTTAAAGAACTTTGCACTCTAGCTTTAAGTCCTGCATGTTCAAATCCGCTTTGTAAAGCTAAACCGTTCATAATAGTTGCTAACATCCCAATGTAGTCAGCTCTATTTCTAGGAATTCCGTTTTTTTCAGCAGAAGCTCCACGTCAAAAGTTACCTCCACCAATAACAATAGAAACTTCAACCCCTTTTGAAACAACCTCTTTAAGCTGTTTAGCGATTTTTGAAACAAGTTCGTAATCAATAGCTAAATGTTTTTCTTTATTAGCAAAACCTTCACCTGAAAGTTTTAATAAAATCCGCTTGTATTTCATTGGCTCTCCTTGGTTTTCAAACTAAATCTACAATTTAATTTATTACAATTATTTTAACATTATAAA is drawn from Mycoplasmopsis glycophila and contains these coding sequences:
- the pyrH gene encoding UMP kinase, which codes for MKYKRILLKLSGEGFANKEKHLAIDYELVSKIAKQLKEVVSKGVEVSIVIGGGNFWRGASAEKNGIPRNRADYIGMLATIMNGLALQSGFEHAGLKARVQSSLNIDKRVAEYYINEKATKYLEEGEVVIFVGGTGRPYFTTDTAATLYASEIQADVILMGKNNIDGIYDSDPKKNPNAQRFDHITYDEILERSLQVMDLTATSMARDNNINLIVFNLLEENSIIKALEGTIKHTEVTK